The genomic interval CTGCTGGAGATTTGGCTGATTCAGTACAATCTCATACCTATAGCTTAGCCGGCACTTATACAGCTACTTTAACAGTGACTGATGATCAAGGTCTTTCAAGTACAAATACGGACAACAGCGTAGAGATTACAGTAGAAAAATCTCCTCCTGTAATCGGTGATATTATGATTGATGATGAAAGTAATGAACTCTGTGCTAGTTATGATGGAAACGAAGCCTGCCATACATTTTCTATTAATGTTGATAATACAGAAGCAACATATGATCCAGATGGAGAGATAGACCTATATGAATGGGATTCTGGAGACAATCATACAGCTAGTGGAAAGTGGTTTACGAGCTTTGCTCACACTTATGGTCAGGGTCTCTATATAGCTACATTAGAAGTAACAGACAACGATGGTTTAATCACCACTAAGAAGTTTGACGTAAAAGTAGATGTAGAGTGTTCTAATACTGTAGAGTGTAACTCCAATACATCCCCCTATTGTGTAGATAATCAATGTGTTGAATGTCGCTCATCTAGTGATTGCCCTAATGTGGGGGCTTCATGTATAAGTAATAGTTGTCACTTTGGAGAGAAGAGATGTCCTCAAGCTAATGGGAATAATTATTCAACGTTGGATGGATGTAAAGGGCAATGTAAGAAGCTTAACGGCAGCTATACAAGTGGATGTATAGAACATTGTAGCTGGCACGATGAGGATGGCGATATTCACTATGAAGAAGGAGCAATAAAATGTTCAGTTAATCAAGATAATAAGATTACGGTGGATGGATCTCAGTATACTCGTAGCATGCAGTGGTACCAATGCAGTTGTCATTAACCATTAATGACTAATATAGAATGCCCCGATTAACCGTCGGGGCATTCTTTGTTTGGGAGCAAAATTCAATTCTATAGCCAATTTTGTAAACAGTAAGAGCACTTATTTTTTAGAGTTTAAAATTTTTTATCTTTAAAATTTATTTTCTGTTATATATAATAACCCAGTATGAAAAGCACAAAACAGTATTTCTTAAAAGCTTTTTTATTGCTCTTGGTTTTTTCGTTTAAATTTAATATTTCCTCAGCCGAAGTATCTCTTACAATAATCGGGGAAGATAAAGAGATATCTCAGGATTTTGTTAAAGGGTTAAAGAGATATTTACCTGAGTTTAGTCATGTCTATTATCATCACAAAGATTCTAAAATAAGAGATGTTTTAAAAGAACTTCAGCTCTCTTACCTTCCGGTTATTATTTACGATAAAGATAAACTCGACAGTGCTGATAAGGAACTTTTAAAAAAGAAACGTTTAATAACCAAGGAAGGTGACTATTCTATTTTTTCACCCTCCAGACTGCATTATGTAACAAATGTTCATCTCCTAAATCGTAAGCCTATCCCTAATCAGCTGGGCATATTCGCTATGAGTATGTGTCCTTATGGGCAGAGGGCGCAGCGGCAGATTACCAGGCTTATAGAAGAAAACGACCTGCCGATAGAGTTAAAATCCTATTTTGTAGTTAATCTAAGAGACGGCCGGATTACTTCCATGCACGGGCCGAATGAAGTAGAAGAAGATATTCATCAGCTTTTAATTAAAGAGTACTGGCCGGAGAAATTATCCAAGTATCTTCTTTTAACTGAAGAGATGAGCCGTTTTGAAGCGCTGGATAAGGCCGGGCTCTCTTATAAGAAAATAAGTAATTTAAGAGAAGAAGGCGAAGAATTACTTAAAGAGAATATGAAAGTTGCCCAGGAGCTTGGCGTTCGTGCTTCTCCGACATTCCTCTGGGAGAATGTATATTTAATATCAGGCTTAAATAAGATTATCGAAATCTTAGAACAGAAAAAGGTAAAAGCTGATAAAGAGACAGATTTACCTTCAGGCCGTAAGAAGATTCCCGGACAGCTGGGTATGTTTATTATGAGTATGTGTCCTTACGGAGAGAGGGCGCAGCGGCAGATTACTAAATTTATAAAAGAGAACAATTTGCCCATAGATTTAAAGCTGTATTTTATTGCAGATATAAAAGAGGGAGTAGTTACTTCCATGCACGGGCCGGATGAAGTAGAGGAAGATATCCATCAGCTTTTAATTCAAAAGTATTGGCCGGAGAAATTATCCAAATATCTTCTTTTAACTGAAGAGATGAGCCGTTTTGAAGCGCTGGAGAAGGTAGGGGTATCTTATAAAAAAATAAATAATTTAAGAGAGAGAGGCGAGGAGCTGCTTAAAGAGAATATAAAAGTTGCCCAGGAGCTTGGTGTTAGTGCTTCTCCGACATTCCTCTATGAGAATGTGT from Candidatus Kaelpia imicola carries:
- a CDS encoding PKD domain-containing protein, coding for AGDLADSVQSHTYSLAGTYTATLTVTDDQGLSSTNTDNSVEITVEKSPPVIGDIMIDDESNELCASYDGNEACHTFSINVDNTEATYDPDGEIDLYEWDSGDNHTASGKWFTSFAHTYGQGLYIATLEVTDNDGLITTKKFDVKVDVECSNTVECNSNTSPYCVDNQCVECRSSSDCPNVGASCISNSCHFGEKRCPQANGNNYSTLDGCKGQCKKLNGSYTSGCIEHCSWHDEDGDIHYEEGAIKCSVNQDNKITVDGSQYTRSMQWYQCSCH